CTACAATTACCGAAATGATTTATGTTCCGGATGAAATAGAAGATGGAAATTATATACTAAACCTGCAAATCGCTTCGTTTGAGAATGACGCAAGTCCATCAAAACCCATTTTATATAAAATTTAATGAAGTTGCCACTAATTTTCACGAATTAATCCTGCTTTTTTGCCACAGATTAAAGGATTAAAAATGATTCAATCTGTGACAGAATAAAAAAGAAATTAAAGCAAATTAGTGAAATTCGTGGCAAAAAACATAACTCCAATGATAACAGTATCTACAGATAAAACAAATCTCGACGTTCCGTTTATACAAAACTTTTTAAAGGATATTTACTGGGCTGCGGGAAGAACTATAGACGAAGTACAGCGTACGATCGATACTTCTTTTTGTTTTGGAATTTATTTAAATGACAAACAAATTGGTTTTGCCCGCGTGATAACCGATTATGTTGTCTTTGCTTATTTAATGGATGTTTTTATTACAGAAGAACATCGCGGAAAAGGCTATTCATCGATTTTAATTGAAACAATGATGAATGAACCCCAGCTTCAGGAAGTTAAAATCTGGCGATTGGCAACAAGTGATGCGCACTTTTTATATGAAAAATTCGGATTTACAAAACTGAATCATCCTGAAAAGATGATGGAAAAAATCGTAAAATGAACACGATAATCAAACTCGAAGAAGTTGCTTTATTTATTCTCGGAATCTATCTATTCAGTCTTTTAAATTTTGAATGGTGGTGGTTTTTAGCTTTAATCTTAGTACCGGATTTGTCGATGATTGGTTATGCATTTGGGAACAAAAGTGGTGCATTTTTTTATAATGTGTTTCATCATAAAGGAATCGCAATTCTATTGTATATTTTAGGTATTTATTTTAGAAATGAATTGCTGCAATTAGCCGGAATTATTTTATTTTCACATTCAGCAATGGATCGTATTTTTGGTTATGGCCTTAAATATGAAAAGGGTTTTAAATACACGCATTTAGGTGAAATTGGAAAATAAACAAATTATGAATCTAGAAACGTTTTACGAATATTGTCTTTCGAAAAAAGGAGTCAGCGAACATTTTCCTTTTGATGAAGATACTCTGGTATTTAAAGTAGGTGCAAAAATGTTTGCTTTATCATCCTTATCGCAATGGGAAAAAGATGAAGCTTCGGTCAATTTAAAATGTGATCCGGACCGTGCACAAGAGCTCAGAGCAGAGTATGATGAAATAAAACCGGGTTTTCATATGAGTAAAGTGCATTGGAATACGGTGGCTTTAAACGGAAATTTGCCTGATAAATTTGTGAAAGAACTTATAGATCATTCGTATGAATTGGTTTTCAAAAGTTTGACAAAGAAAATTCAAAATGAAATTGTCGAATTAGAAAATTAGGCATTACATTTGCAGCGTAAGAAAAAAAACTTAGCAACTTAGTCCTGATAGCTATCGGGATATAACTTAGCAACTTATACCACCCATGAAAGAACAATTTAAAAAATTTCTGAACGAAGAACAAGATCCAAAAGCGATTGAAAAAATCACTTCAAAACTCACTGATTTATTAATGAAAGGTGAAGAAGTTGGATATATCGCAGTACAAAAAAAACCTGCAATAACTGTTTTTCCTGACAGTATAGTTTTGACTAATAAAAGAATTATCATCTGCAAACCTAAAAATCTTGGTCTTTCTATGGACTTTACAGATTATACCTGGGATGATATTGCAAGTACTTTTGTAAAAGAAAACATCTTAGGTTCTGAGTTTTCATTTGGTACAAAAACAGATTTAGCTGTTTCTATTGATTACATCCCTAAAATTCAGGCAAGAAAGATTTATACTTATGCTAAAGAGCAAATGGATTTATTAAAAAATCCAGTTGTGGCAGGAGCTCCGATTCAGGAAACTGCTATAATTGAAGAAGCTGTATTTGAAGACGAGGACGAAATCGAAGAAGTTGAAACTGAAGAAGTAACAAGCTTTGCCGAAATTTTGCCGGCTGCTCCAGTCTACACTGAAACTTTCGAACCAATTCAGCCTCAGGCTCCAACCGGAGATCGTAAATTAAGCGATTTATCAAAAGAAGAACTTTTTGACAAATTGCAGAATTACAAAAAACTTCTTGACAATGGTTTAATCATGCAGGGAGAATATGATACTTATAAAAAAGAAATCTTAAGCTATATGTAAAATTAGTCTTAAAGTCAAAAGTCGAAAGTCTTAAAGTTTTCCTGACTTTGCTTAGATATAAAAAAGCCAAAATAGAAATTCTATTTTTGGCTTTTTCTTTTTTAAGTCTGTACTTCACTTTCAAACTTTCGACTTTTGACTTTAAGACTAAAGCGTAGCTTTCTGTTTTTCTACAAATTTATGGGATTGTAATTCCAGTAACTCTTTGGCATTTTTTCGTTGTAAATCAAATAGTCCTCTGTCTTCGGCAATATCAGCATAAACCTTGTCATGCATTGTGGCGCTGGTTTTAACTAATAATTCACGCTGGTACTTATTTTGTACCAAAGTCGCTTTCATCGCCGTTTCGGCTTCTTCCTGTTTGAAATCGAATTCTCCTTTTGGAGCCAGTAATTTGGCAATAATTGGTGAAGTTTCAATCGCTAAAAACAACAGCATAATAAAAAATGACGGTAACCAGGGTAGTTTGTTCAATGCGTTTATGCGCGCCATTAAACCATCAAACCCTTCAATAATAGGTTGTGTCTGCGAAACTTTTTTATCTAAATCAGCCTGTAATTGTTTGGCTATTTTTTCTTTTTCTGCAATTTTAGCTTCGTTTGCTACTTTCAAAGCTTCAAGTTCCTTTAAAGAGGCATCATGTTTTTCGCGTTTTTCTTTATAAACTGGACCTTTTCCTAATTTTTTGGTTCCTGCAGTTCCCTCTGCTTCTGTAATGTAAGTTGAATATAAAGCATTTACTTCTTTTTCTTTTGTTACAATATCTGCTTTTAATGCTGCAATCTCTGCCATATTTTTATCTAAATCAGATTTGAAATAATTACCAACCTGCTTTTTGTTGGCTAATTCCATTTCGTTTTTCTCTTTCAATAAGACTGTATTGATTTCTTTTTCGAAAATTTTAATTTCCAGTGGTTTTGAAATAACAATAGCAATAATAATTGCCAATATAATACGCGGGGTTGCTTGTAGAAATTCATCAAAAAAACGATCTCTTTTTTTAATAGTAGAAACGATAAACCGGTCCAGATTAAAAATTAGTAAACTCCACACAAATCCGAAAATCAAAGCTGGATAAATAGAATCGAAAACAGTAAAAAGGGCATAAGCACTGGCCAGAAAAGCCATAACTGCAGTAAAGAAAACAGTGGCGCCTATACCAACATATTTGGTTTGTTCACCTTCTGAACAACCTTCGAGGAGATCACTGTCTGCCCCCGAACATAGGATAAAAAATTGTTTTAACATGATTGATGATTTTTGATTGTGATTGATATGGCAAATTTAGCGCCAAAATTTTAATTCTCAGGTAAATAGTTGATTTGTTTTTACTTACACCTTAGATTATTTGATCTTAACAAATGTTATTTTAACATTAATAACTCTATTTTTTATCCGTCTAATCATAACGTTATGTTAATTTTTTTCAACTCCTTTAATAACATTAAGGTTCTAGTTTCGCACCCAATCAAACTACACACCATGAAAAAAATTTATTTATTAGTAACATTTATGCTATTGGCCTTTTCCGGTTATGCTCAAAAAGCAATAATTTCAGGAAAAGTATTAGATATTGACGATAAACTTCCTTTGCCTGGAGCGATGATTCAGATCGTTGGCGAAAACAAATACACGGTTTCAGATTACAATGGCCGCTTTGAATTATTAAACATCAATACAGGAACCTATAAAGTAACTGTAAAATATATTGGATATACTGCAATTACTAAGGAAATAACCGTAGAGCAAGGAAAAAACAACATAATCGATTTTGCTCTTAAAACTTCGGGAACAGAATTAAATGAAGTAGTTGTTGGAGACATTTTAAAAGGTCAGGCTAAAGCGCTGAATCAACAAAAAAACAATAAGAATATTGGAAACGTAATCTCATCTGATCAGGTTGGACGTTTTCCTGATGCCAATGTGGGGGATGCCTTAAAGCGTGTTCCGGGAATCACGATGCAGAATGATCAGGGTGAAGCCAGAAACATTATTATTAGAGGTTTGGCTCCTTCTTTAAACTCTGTTACTTTAAATGGTGACCGTATTCCATCAGCAGAAGGAGACAACAGAAACGTTCAAATGGATTTAATTCCGTCTGATATGATTTCTACCATCGAAGTAAATAAAACCCTTACGTCAGATATGGATGCTGATGCTATTGGAGGTTCTGTAAACTTAATTACAAGAGCAACTCCAAATGGCGAAAGAATCTCTGCAACCCTAGCCGGAGGATATTTACCAATTCGTGAACATGCTTCTTATACTGCAGGTTTAGTTTACGGAAATCGTTTTTTCGACAACAAACTTGGCGCTGTGTTTAGCGGTTCTTATAATAATGTCGATTACGGTTCTGACAACATCGAAAACGAATGGGTAAAAGATGATTTCGGAAATGAATATTTACAGGCTTCAGAAATCAGAAAATACGACGTACAGCGTATTCGCCGTAGTGGTTCTATTGCTTTAGATTATAAATTTGACGAAAACAATACCATTTTTGCCAATGCAATTTATAACTGGAGAGACGATAGAGAAAACCGTTTCAGAACTACTTATGATGATATTGAGCCCATTTACAATGGCGAAGAAATCACTGGTTTTGAAGGACGTGTAAAACGTCAGACAAAAGGAGGAGTTGACAACAACAGAAACAAAAACAGAAGATTAGAAGACCAGCGTGTTCAGAATTATTCTATTCGCGGAGAACACTTAATAAGCTCAAAACTAGATCTTGACTGGTCTGCAAATTATGCAAAAGCAAGAGAATATCGTCCGGAAGAACGTTATATCGAATACCGTCAAAAAGGTTTAGATATGACTGAGGATTTATCGGATTTGAGATTTCCTCTAATTACAACAACCGGAGAATCTTTAGATAAATTCAAATTTGATTCGGTTACTGAAAATACAGATGATACAAGCGAAAGCGAATTTGGAGCAAAAGTAAACATCCGTTTTCCATTTTCTGTAATTGCAGGAGAAAAAGGAAGACTTAGAACAGGTCTTAGACTACGTTTAAAAGAAAAAGAAAGAAACAACTCTTTCTATTCTTATGAGCCAATTAATGACGGAATGGAATTGCTATCTGAGGTTCCTACAAGTTATTATGATGGAAAAAACTTTAATCCGGGAAGCAAATATGTACCGGGAACTTTTGCATCGGCAGCGTTCTTAGGAAGTCTGGATTTAAACAATCCTGCATTATTT
The sequence above is drawn from the Flavobacterium sp. N2038 genome and encodes:
- a CDS encoding PH domain-containing protein gives rise to the protein MKEQFKKFLNEEQDPKAIEKITSKLTDLLMKGEEVGYIAVQKKPAITVFPDSIVLTNKRIIICKPKNLGLSMDFTDYTWDDIASTFVKENILGSEFSFGTKTDLAVSIDYIPKIQARKIYTYAKEQMDLLKNPVVAGAPIQETAIIEEAVFEDEDEIEEVETEEVTSFAEILPAAPVYTETFEPIQPQAPTGDRKLSDLSKEELFDKLQNYKKLLDNGLIMQGEYDTYKKEILSYM
- a CDS encoding TonB-dependent receptor — encoded protein: MKKIYLLVTFMLLAFSGYAQKAIISGKVLDIDDKLPLPGAMIQIVGENKYTVSDYNGRFELLNINTGTYKVTVKYIGYTAITKEITVEQGKNNIIDFALKTSGTELNEVVVGDILKGQAKALNQQKNNKNIGNVISSDQVGRFPDANVGDALKRVPGITMQNDQGEARNIIIRGLAPSLNSVTLNGDRIPSAEGDNRNVQMDLIPSDMISTIEVNKTLTSDMDADAIGGSVNLITRATPNGERISATLAGGYLPIREHASYTAGLVYGNRFFDNKLGAVFSGSYNNVDYGSDNIENEWVKDDFGNEYLQASEIRKYDVQRIRRSGSIALDYKFDENNTIFANAIYNWRDDRENRFRTTYDDIEPIYNGEEITGFEGRVKRQTKGGVDNNRNKNRRLEDQRVQNYSIRGEHLISSKLDLDWSANYAKAREYRPEERYIEYRQKGLDMTEDLSDLRFPLITTTGESLDKFKFDSVTENTDDTSESEFGAKVNIRFPFSVIAGEKGRLRTGLRLRLKEKERNNSFYSYEPINDGMELLSEVPTSYYDGKNFNPGSKYVPGTFASAAFLGSLDLNNPALFDKESDPAEFLAVNYNAKESIYAAYVRWDQDFNDKLSMVLGFRMENTHIDYTGNRVLDEEELESQINTKNSYTNVLPSISFQYNATKDLVLRAAVTTALARPNYYALAPYVNNIAADKEITAGNPDLDATYSYNYDFMAENYFKSVGLISGGVFYKKLHDFIYNYSDNQYTNAKFAADFPNQVNPIPAGENWSFLQSRNGDTVDVYGFEVAFQRQLDFLPGKFLKGFGIYLNYTYTKSEAKGIADEDGNERNNISLPGTTPHMFNGSLSWENKRFSARVSTNFTSDYLDELGSESYKDSYYDKQFFLDANASYKITPKLRLFAEANNLTNQPLRYYQGVEAHTKQAEYYQARYNFGLKLDL
- a CDS encoding GNAT family N-acetyltransferase — translated: MITVSTDKTNLDVPFIQNFLKDIYWAAGRTIDEVQRTIDTSFCFGIYLNDKQIGFARVITDYVVFAYLMDVFITEEHRGKGYSSILIETMMNEPQLQEVKIWRLATSDAHFLYEKFGFTKLNHPEKMMEKIVK
- a CDS encoding DUF4407 domain-containing protein, which gives rise to MLKQFFILCSGADSDLLEGCSEGEQTKYVGIGATVFFTAVMAFLASAYALFTVFDSIYPALIFGFVWSLLIFNLDRFIVSTIKKRDRFFDEFLQATPRIILAIIIAIVISKPLEIKIFEKEINTVLLKEKNEMELANKKQVGNYFKSDLDKNMAEIAALKADIVTKEKEVNALYSTYITEAEGTAGTKKLGKGPVYKEKREKHDASLKELEALKVANEAKIAEKEKIAKQLQADLDKKVSQTQPIIEGFDGLMARINALNKLPWLPSFFIMLLFLAIETSPIIAKLLAPKGEFDFKQEEAETAMKATLVQNKYQRELLVKTSATMHDKVYADIAEDRGLFDLQRKNAKELLELQSHKFVEKQKATL
- a CDS encoding DUF4260 domain-containing protein, whose protein sequence is MNTIIKLEEVALFILGIYLFSLLNFEWWWFLALILVPDLSMIGYAFGNKSGAFFYNVFHHKGIAILLYILGIYFRNELLQLAGIILFSHSAMDRIFGYGLKYEKGFKYTHLGEIGK
- a CDS encoding MmcQ/YjbR family DNA-binding protein; this encodes MNLETFYEYCLSKKGVSEHFPFDEDTLVFKVGAKMFALSSLSQWEKDEASVNLKCDPDRAQELRAEYDEIKPGFHMSKVHWNTVALNGNLPDKFVKELIDHSYELVFKSLTKKIQNEIVELEN